Genomic DNA from Candidatus Dependentiae bacterium:
GTGCTGCATGAGTCAGAATCAAGCCGATGCTGTAGGCTGCACTCGCAATAGATCCAGCAATGAGTTGATATGCTTGGAAAAGATTTTCTTGTATCGATGCTAATTTGTAGGACACTTCTCCAACCGCGAATGGTAACTTATCAACATTGAGGAGTTTATGTTCAAAAATATTAGCGATGAACAATCCGAGTGCTCCTGCAGAAAAAGTTAACCCCGCCATGATGGCCACAAAGTAATAGGGTGTTGCAAGCCATGCATTAAATAATGTTGGGTTCAAAAAATAGAGTGTGGGGAATGCAAAGCCGCAGCCGGTTGCCAAAATGCCGCCAATCGAAGAACCTGCGGTAATCAATGCTATCGATTGAATGCGATTGGTCTGTGCAATTTTTGAGCCAAGCAGCGCAAAAATTAAGGAACACAATATTACAATCACTGAGTGTATCCAAGGCCCGATCATAACAGCCATAGAAATGTAGCTTAATATTGCGGTGGAAAAGATTGAAAAGAATATGGTCAATAAGATGTTGAGCAGTGTCATTGATATACGACCTTCAGGGTTTTTCCTAAAAGTGTAAGTCTTTTATCGAGGAACAGCAAGGAGTGAGTTGTGGGCCCCGTGAGGAGCCCGCAACGATAATTTATTTTATAAAGCTTTCGACTATTGTATTGGTTATTGTTTTTGCAATAGCTTCTATATTTTTAAATGGGTCGGTGATGTCGATGTCCATTTTCATTGACATACTTTGACCGACTAAGACTAAGCTTAATTCCACATTGCCCAGTATTCCCTTTTCAATTTGTTTGAGGCTACCGGAATAGCGGATTTTTTGTACATCAACCAGCCCTAATACGCCTCTGTTAATGAATTGTTTTGCACCTTCGAGCATGCCTACTGTTGCAACTTTGGTACCAATTAATACGCCGGTGCCTGCTTGTTTGCCAACTTCTATTGTGCCAACGGCAGTTTGCTCGGCAGCATCTAAGGTTTTATTTGCTGCATCCAATGCTCCTTGAGCGGCTGATTTAGAAGCCAAGAGTGTTCCAGTTGAAGCTTGTTTTGCACCCTCAAGAATTCCTTGAGCTACCAGTTTTTTGGTGAAAACATCGCCAAGCTGTTGCGTGAAACCAGCTAGTTTACAATCTATGTTGTTAAGCGTATCAGTCGCGCTATTAACATCAGCTTGTGCTTTTTCTATAGCATCTTTTTCTTTTTTAATAGCATCATCGATGGCACTCAGTGACTTTTTAGCGTCATCTACTTTTGCTTGAGCTGTTGCGATGCCGGCTTGCACTTGTGCTTGTGCTTTTTCGGTTTGTTCTCTCACTTCTTTTTCTGCGGCCTCGAGTGCTTTTTTGACTTCTTTTTGCGCTTGGTCAATACCGACTTCTACTTGATCACGTAAGTATTGTAATAAGTATTGTTGAAAGCAAGCGTCTACTTTAAAATCAAAATCAGAACTCGTTATGTTTCCTTCCGATTTACCTTTCAGGCGAACGGCAAGAAGAGGTTTATCTGGTTGGCCTTGTTTTTTGTATTGTGCTTTACCCAATGCAGTTATGAAGTCGAAGGCAACGCCATCGCTGCTAATATCCATGCATGATTGTGTTTCAAAAACTTCACCAAGTTTTATTTTACCAGAAATGAAAAGCTGTTGTTTTGCCAGTGCTAACGTCATGCTCATGAGTGGACCACCAGCAAAGCGTGCTGGAATACAAGCACGTGGATTTTTGGTTCCTTCCTTGTGTTTTACCGGCGCTGTTGGGTTGGTGCTGAGGTCACAGGCAGACACTTTCATATCAACACTACAGCTGCCATCTACTTCCATATCAGATTGCGTAATTTCCAACGGCCCGAGATGAACCGGTGTACAATAGGCTTCAGCTATCAGGCCGTCTTGTGACGCATTAATGTTACCGTACGCTTCAAAACCGGGGAAGAATATACCGCCGCGCAAGGTGAAACCACGTTCAAAAATCAGTTCGCCAATAGAAGTTGTGTTGGGCACAATGTAAATTTTAACATCTCTGATGCCAATGCGCGGTAGTTTGTCGCCGTTGACTTCGTGCCCTATCGTTTTTGTTGCGTATTGAATGATATCACCAAGGGTGAGTTCTGCCTGGTCTTTTTCCAAAGGAGGGCACGTTTGTTTTGGTTCGTTAGTGCATTTTTCTGTTTTTGGGTCACAGGCTTTGTTTTTTAACTCTCCATAGAGGACAAAATCATTCCCTCCACCAGCAAGAGGTAGTTTCACATACAGGGCAATTTGTTTTTTGCCGACGACAATTTCGCCGCCAACACCAAAACTTTTTGGTCCCAATTCAAACACCGTAAGTAGGTTAGCGTCAACTTCAGCAGCAACATTTCCAAGCTCGAGTCCACTGATGCCAAACGGATTTTTCCAGAATCCGAGCATGGTGCCAGCTATGCTAAAGTCTGCAGCTGCAGAGAATGATATGCGAACCGTCAGGTTGAGTGGATCATCATAAGGGCTTGGCTTTACTATAAAGGTCGTTAACAAGGCAAATGATGGTACGGGGTTACCGGCAATTTCTAATTCGAGACTTCCTAAGGTGCCCTTATCAGAGAGTTTAATACCAGCGCCGCCAATTTGTGCGGTAAAGCGTGACTCGATAGGGTTGGCAGCTATGTAACCGATGAGTGATATAGTAGTGCCTTCTTTGCCAGCAAATTTACCAGCGGGAGCGAGTTGACCACTCAAGGTTGTTTTGGATACAAAGTTGAAACCTTTTCTAAAGGTATGATCTTGCTCGGTATCGTGATAATCAGCGCTACTGAAGATGAAGCTGAGGTCGTCAAGCTTGATATCATCAAAGAGCGTGCCTTTCAAGCCGCTAACGCCGTCAGATAATTTCCAATTTACCGGTGCTTTAACTTTAAGAACTTTAGCGCCTTTGCTCGTGGCATCAAATTCACCTTTGAGCGGCACGCCAAAAAGCGTCAGTGTGCAGTTCAGGTGTATTTCATATCCTTCTTTATTTTTTTCAAACGAGAAGGTCGGATCTTTTAATGCAATATCTTCAACATAGGGCACGTTGAGTGATGCAAATGGTTTGATTTCTTTTTCTAGAAGTGCCGCTTGTGCTACAACTTTGCCATCTTTTCCTTTGCTCAACGTAATCGTGGTTTTGTAACCTTTGATGTCGGCTGCGCCGATTAAGGAGAGGCTTTTGTCTGCGCTAGAGAATTTAAGGGTAATACTTTTAATATCAATACCAGCAAATTCAATATCTTGTTTGATGCCGCTCGAAAACACAATGCCTTTTTGATCAATGGTGGCGGAAATTTCTGTATTGAGGGTGCCGATTTCGGGGAAGTCGATTTTGCCCGCGCCGCCAAGGGTAAAGCTTTTTTTACCTTTGGCCAGATCAGCACTGATAATGGCACTGTCGATGGTACCAATAGGTAGTGTTAATTTTTTGGCTTCTGCCTTGAGAGATTTTTCACCTTTTGAAGTAAAGGTACCGTTAATGGCGATGTCTTGGTCTTGTAATTCTTGAATGTCGTCTAAACTTGCAACGCCTGCAAGGTTAGCTTTACCGCTAATGAGTAACGTACGTGGGCGTTCAGGGCGCAACTCTTTTTTGGCAGTAAAGTTTTTAATCATCAATTTGAATGATGAGAGTTTACCTTTTTCAAGCGGTGTGCCTCTGATTGGTGCAATGATATCCACAAGGTCGACATCTTTGAGTTCTGTCCATGCGTTAGTAAAACCTTTGCCAATCTCAAGTACGATTATTACATCTTGTTTGAGCATTTTGGTGGTCATGACCAACTTAGTTGGTTGTTTTTTTTCGAGTACTAGGTCAACCGAATTTATGGTGGCTGTTTTGCCGGGGATTAATTCGAGTGTAGGTTTGTTGGTGAACGAGATACCGAAGGTAACTTTGGTATAGACTTTTTTCTTAGGTTTTTTTGGATCAGCGGGAGTAGTTTCTGTTGCAGGGGGCTCTTCTGTTGTTGTTCCAGGTCCAGATTTTAGGTAGACGCTACCTTTTTTGCCAAATAATGTTGCATGAGCTGTGTACCCGAGGTTATCCTCTACCAGTCTCATTTCACCATCATTAAGGACTAGTGGCCCAAGTGCTAAATCAGAATTTCTTTTTGGTAAGTAGGTTTTGAAACCAGATACTGTTTTTCCTGCTTTATCTTTTTCTTCAAATAAAGAAAGTTCAAGGGTTCCCAATACAGGAATTTCAAGAGAGATACTCAGTTCTTCTGGCTCTTTTGCTGCTGCGGCTCCAGAAGTTTTTTTCTTTGGTAATACCGGCGGTTCATCAACGGGTTCATCAAAAGTGAGAATCCAATCATCATCATCACTGCTAGGTGTTGTTGAAGATGACGGTTTTGATGCGCTTGGTTCTATTATAGGTTGCGTTGATGTAGGTGCAGGTGGTTGTGCAGGTGGTTCTTTATCAAGTGCGATTGACCAGTCGTCATCGCTCATTGCCTGTAGGCTGATTGGTGAACTTAAACTTAGTAAGAGAGCAGTATAAAGACCAAGGCTTAACAGCCACTTTAATTGACGTTTCATCCCCATTCCCCCCAATTTCCCCGTATAAATTCAACACGTGAATTTTTATCCCCATACTATATCTTGGTATAATTAATGGTTGGTTGTAAATAAAAAAGGGAAAAGGGTTGTTTTTGCTGGGATAGCAAAGGAAAAGGGGTGCATTCGCCGCGGGCACAATACAGCATTATTTTGGTATCTTTGTAAATTGGTAATTTGATTTACAATTTACAAAGATGCTTGTTTTTAACCATAGAAAAGGGGGATTTTATGATTTCAAGAGATGTAATGCCGGCATTGCTTACGTATGTTACGCAGTATCCAGTTATTGTTATTTTTGATTCGCGACAATTGGGGACAGCTACCTTGGCGCAGGCAACGTTTAATAACAATTTTATGTATTTTTTGCTGCTTTCATCTTTTGATCAAGCTTTGTAAATAACGTATCTCGCGCTTTCACAAATTGTTTGTGCTTCTCAGGAATATAGGCATGTACGGGAAAGATATCAGGACCCTTTACAGGATTCTTGGTGTCTTCATCAAGAAGCATATAAAACTGATGGTCATTCGAGTTTTTAATTTGTGATGGGTCAGTACAGAGTGTTGAGCGAATTTTTTGAAAGTTAACTGTTTTTTTATTGTTTACCCAAACTGGTTCTAAGCGTGCATTCCAATCGGTGGGGAATACTTTGCCAGCCCACTTGGCAGGTAATGAAAAAACAAGCATGTGACCATAGTTATTGGGGTTAGCTTCGTTATGGAGTTGTGCAAGTGCATCGAACTCGTTTTTGTGTTCTTTGTAACATTGTGCAAGCAGCGTTTTGTTTTTTTGTAACGTTTCGCGATACTCCTGATTGTTATACTTTTGATTGTACATGGTGAGATCAAAATTATTAAAAAGAGATTCTGTTGAATACTGTTTGCTCTTTCCTTCGCTCCAATCAAATCCGTCCATAAACATCTGTGCTGTGCAGTAGGAGAAGGTTCCTGAATTACCAAATAAAGAGGCGTTTGCGTAGATGCCATCGTCTTTACTGTGAGTCCATTTAGTTTTTGCATTATCAAAACGCAGAATACGTTTATTTTCGCCAATCCGTTCATTTTCAGGAACTGACAAGTTATAGGCCATTCCTTGAATCTGAGATAAGTAATCCCATGAATATCCTGGTTCCCTTGAAGATCCTTGATTGTGAATAAGAGTAACATTGCCTTTTGCGGCTTCTTGTCTTTCTATTTTTTGAATTCTTTTAAAAGCATTAAGCACATTGGGGTCTCTTGCTGGCTTTGGGTAATGCAAGAGCATTTGAGCAACAACGCCGCTGTTTGCGCAAATATGCTTATCGGTAGGAATGGCATCATGATTAGTGGTGGTGCATTGTATGTATTTATTCATGAAAAATGGTCTATCGTTTCGTGCTACTCGGGAAACAAACTTTTTCAAGCTTGTTTCGTTTTCGTATTCAGCAAGTTTTGCATCGGCTTCCTGCTCCGGGGTGAGCTTGTTGGTGTTATCTTGTATTAAAAAGTCCAAAATGTTTTCTTGGGGATTTCTTTGGAATCGTGTGTCTGCTTCTGCTAAATCTTGAAATTGCTGTTTTTGCATTTTTGTTATGGTAATTGATTGTTTTAATGGTTTTCTTTCAAGGTGTGGCAGGCTTCTGAGTGCGATTATGAGTCTAGCCTGTTCTTTTTCCAGTAGATCATAACACCATTCCATGGTGGCAACTGATGTTGTGCTGAAGTTTTTTAGAGTAAAATCGATGAGTGGTAGCTCAAACTTTTTGAGGGCTTGTACAATGTTTTCATGTATAAGCGGCAATTGTCTTTTGTTAATAGCAGCTGATAATAACGTTATGGCTGCATGGTATTGATTGTCGTTTTGTATGATATGGACAATTGCTTCAATCTCTTGAGCATCTTTGGTTGTCATATGGCTCGTAGCGTAATCAATAAATTTTTGTTGTAGCTTTTTATCGTTGCGATAGGTAATGAGACTTTTTTTGTTAAATTCAATCTTGACGGTAGCGGGGAGACTGTCTTCTTGTCCTTGCGCATGAGCAACAGTTTTATTATTAAGGCCGGCAAAAAGACCGGCGCCGAGTATGCCACCTAAATACCAAAACCTGTTATTTGATTTATTGTTTTGGTCATCCTTTTTGGTGGTGAATGGGCGAGATACTGCATTGTTGGCAAAGGTTGGCAATAATGGTTTGTGCGTGTTTGCGAAGGAAGAACTTGTGGGCATAAAGTTTTTGTAACTCGTCGTCGACATTGATTGCCAGTTAACTGATGGCTTCATTGAAGCCATGTTTGTTGTAGCAAAACGTGAGCTCAGCGTTGGTCTCAACGCCGCCAAGCGTGTCATCATGGCATGCGATTCAGGCGCTATATTTGTTAACAATAATAGGGTGATAACTAGTTTCTTAACGTTCATGATAACCTCGTTTTTTAATAACCTTATATTTTTATTCTTTAACTTTTACATCCATAATGACCGGTAAATGGTCGCTTGCCGAGCTGTAATACGTGTGGCATCCGGCGATTGGTAGATCCCATTTTTTATCGAGATACATAAAGTCAACGGCGGTACCACTCCATACGGTGAACTTGGGGCATTGTTGTTTGTTTTTAGTAAAACAATCCTGAAATTCATTGTTTTCTAATGTTGCTAACGCTTTGGTTTGTGTTTCCATGCCAGTTCTTTGTTGATTTGATGCATTGAGCAAATCCCATACTTTTGCATTGCCAAAAGTGTTATGGGGAATCGTCCATTGGTAATCTCTAGAACGTACGGCATTGCAATCGGCGGCAATCATGCAAGCTCCAGGTTGTTGAACGATGGTGTCCACCAGTTCCTTAACTTCTAGTTCTCGTCGGTTTTCGGTTTCGTCATACACATCAAAGTGGGTACCATAAAGCGTGACTTGTTTATTCTGTGGTAGCTTGGCGGTAACGTTAACATAGCAACGTTGCTCACCCTGACATTTTTTATCAGCATCAAATGTTTTTATGACTGGTTTTTTAGTCAGAGGATATTTGGAAACAATCATGTTACCAAAAGGATGTCCGCCATGGTCTGCTGCTTTTGCAAATCCTGACCATGTACAAATATAACCAAGTCGTTTGAATGATTTTTCAATACGTGACCAATCAAAAACCGAAACTTCCTGGAGTACCAGAATGTCGGCATTAATATCTTCTATTACCTGCATAATGTTACCAAAATTCCTTTTATTATACGCGTCGTACCAACTGTGCACGTTATACGTTGCTATGCGGACGGTGGTATCGTTTTTCACATGTTTTGGAATATCATTATTTTTATGGGCAAGTTTCTCGCAATCTTCGACAAAAGATTCGATCATCATATGTCGTGGCATACAATAGCCTTTGGTTATTGCTTCCCACATAGAAGCCGGTGGCGTATCTTGTGTGCCATCAGATGCATATGCTACATCGCTGTTAAGGCCGTACAGAATGGTTGCACCCAATATCCCAGCGAGTGAGCCGAATCGGTATTTGCTCTTAGGCTGTTGTTCTTTTTTACCATCGTCATTTGATTTTTTGTCTTTTTCTTCTTGTTTAGTCGTAAATAAGCGTGATGGTGTATTGCTTTTAAATGTCGAATTATGCCTGCCCTTCGAAGCTTTCTCCTTCGCCAAGGCTTCAGAGAACGGGTCAGCGAAGTAGGGGGCAAAGGTTGGCAATAATGGTTTGTACGTTGTTGGCATGTTGGTTATTGGAGTAAACGTTTTGAGGGCTGTTGCCTGCGTAGGTTGCCAGCTTGTAGTCGCAAAGCGGGGTGCCATTGTTGTAGCCATAGGCCTGCCCGAAGGCTTGTCCGCCGTCCTGTCCGCCGTAGCCTTGGCGAAGGAGGAAGCTCGAAGTCCGACGTAGCTGAAAAGCGAAGACGGATTAGTAGCGTAGCCTGACGGAGCTGAAAGCGAAGACATGGTAGCAAGACGTGAGCTTAGTGCGGGCTTCAAGGCCGCCAAGCGTGCCATCATAGCATGGGATTCAGGCGCTAAGCCTGCTAATAACAATACGGTGAGAATTAGTTTCTTTATGTTCATAATAACCTCTCATTTTGAACAGCTATGTTTTAAAGTTTTATTATATATTCAATACTACTTATCAAAAAATAAATGTCAATCTGAAATGTTTAAAGTTCATGGATTATAGTTAAAAATTAGGGGAGGGGGTATTTTTACCCTGGAGAGGGGATGAGCTATTTGCCAATATAACTGGTCATTTAACCCGGGAAATGGGTTTTAGGGGTATATTTGGGGCATTCTATGGGGTTAAGGTGAAGGCCGGGGGGGCTAGCCTAAGAAAATGGGGGATTTTGAACCAATGTGGGTTAAGGCATAGTCAGTTGCTCAGTGAGCAATTCGTACTAATTTGTACTAAGTGTAAACCACTTCCAGCATTGAGGCAGGATATGTGTTAAAACAGCTTTGCATTTAGTACTGATCTAATGATTTTTTTGCATTATTTAAGTATTACGTTTTTGGTAATATACTCAAGTTCCAGGTCGTCATCAGTGCGGTTGAATGAAACGCCAACCATGATGATCTTCTTATTCTTATTACGATATTTCTCGTAATATTTTTTCTGTTCAATCTGTTCCAAAGCGACCTTAGCTGAAGCATTAAACTTAAATTCAAAAATGTGAATATATTTTTTGGTAATGATGGTTACGTCAATGCGCCCTTTATCGGTGGCTACTTCAGATTGTACATCGAGCCCCAGCAGGTTGCCCATAAACTGGAAAAGAGAATGATAATATTTTTCTTGTTTGATATGTAAATGGTACGGGATATTCGCAAATAATGTTTTTAAGTAGTCAAAGAAGGT
This window encodes:
- a CDS encoding endonuclease/exonuclease/phosphatase family protein; amino-acid sequence: MNIKKLILTVLLLAGLAPESHAMMARLAALKPALSSRLATMSSLSAPSGYATNPSSLFSYVGLRASSFAKATADRTADKPSGRPMATTMAPRFATTSWQPTQATALKTFTPITNMPTTYKPLLPTFAPYFADPFSEALAKEKASKGRHNSTFKSNTPSRLFTTKQEEKDKKSNDDGKKEQQPKSKYRFGSLAGILGATILYGLNSDVAYASDGTQDTPPASMWEAITKGYCMPRHMMIESFVEDCEKLAHKNNDIPKHVKNDTTVRIATYNVHSWYDAYNKRNFGNIMQVIEDINADILVLQEVSVFDWSRIEKSFKRLGYICTWSGFAKAADHGGHPFGNMIVSKYPLTKKPVIKTFDADKKCQGEQRCYVNVTAKLPQNKQVTLYGTHFDVYDETENRRELEVKELVDTIVQQPGACMIAADCNAVRSRDYQWTIPHNTFGNAKVWDLLNASNQQRTGMETQTKALATLENNEFQDCFTKNKQQCPKFTVWSGTAVDFMYLDKKWDLPIAGCHTYYSSASDHLPVIMDVKVKE